The sequence GATTATCGTCGCCGGCGTGCTCATCATTTCAGGCTACAAGAATGAGGTTCGGATTCCCTACTGGGTAGAGTTCGACGAGTCCATCCTGGGCCTCGGATCAGGCGGAATCGTCGAGTATCTCGGCGTGCCGGTGGGAACGGTGGACAACATCTATGTGACCGACTCGAACAAACCGCATTGTGAAATTCTGATTACGGCGGACAAGGTAAAATTGCGCCAAGGGGTCAAGGCGCAGTTGGTCATGTACAGTCTCGCCACGGGCACGATGTGCATATCGCTCCGCGGAGGCGATCCCAATGCCCCCATCTTGCCGCCGGGAAGCCAGATCGAGGCGGAAAAGTCGCTGGTCAAATCGCTCAGTACCCAAATCGAGGGCGCGCTCGACAATGTCAACAAGATTTCCGAAACAATCCGCAGCGCCATGGCCAACATGCAGGAAGGCGATATCACGAAACTACTGCATGACGCGGACGCTCTGATCGTCCGCATCCAGGATTTCGTTGACGAGGCCTCGAAGACCATGACCGACATCAAGGGGCGCGCCGAAGCGGGCATGGACGATTTTCGCGCGCTTGCCAAGGATGTCCGGGGATTGGTCAAGGAAACCGGCGACACCGTCCGGACCGTGGGCAACAAGGTGGCCGATCTCAACATCAACGACACACAGGACAACCTCAACAAGGTTTTGAAAGACATGTCGGCGCTCTCCCAACGCTTGCAAGAATCGGCCCGCACCATTGACGGCATGTCGCGCCGCGCGCTGCATGAAGCGGACAATGTCGAGTACAACCTGCGCGAAACATTGCGCACCCTGAATGATTCGCTTCAGTCCATTCGCGATCTCACCCAGTATCTTCAACAGGATCCGTCGTCGCTCATTCGCGGCAAAGGAAAACCGAGAGGAGAAAGATAATGCGCCATGCCCTCCTTCTTCTGCTGGCGGCGTTGGCCGCGGGTTGCACAACCCCGTCCTATACCCGCGTCACCCGATACTATCTGGAAACCGGATGTGCAAACGTAACGACCGCGTCTCCGGGCAGTAAATCCTTGGGCATTCGCCCGTTGCTGGCCGCGCGCCCCTACGATCAAAAAGTGGCTTACCGCATGCCGGATTACACCCTCGGCGGCGACGAAACCATTCAATGGGCCGAATCGCCCCGAGACACCGTCACGCGCGCCCTTGCCGACGCCCTGTCCGCCTGCGGACGCTTCAAGGATGTCGGCAATGCCGCGGATATCGCACTGCCCGATTGGACACTGACGGGCGAAGTCCGCCGATTCGACGAAAATCGAACCCGCAATCCATGGACCGCCGATTGCGAGATTCGCCTCGAACTGCGCGATACCCAATCAGGCGAGGCATTGTGGGCGGAAACACTTTCCGCCAGCGTGCCCATGGAACGAAATGAAAACGGCGCCCTGCCGGCGGCCATGAGCAAGGCCGTTTCAGAGGTCGTGTCGAAGGCCGTAGCCGCCATTTCGGCCCAATGATCGAACATCGGGACGCAAAGCCCAATGACAAAATAATGGTGGATATTTCCATGTCTCATGCTTATAATGCGTTCAGGCTTATGACAGTTACCCGGAGGAGCGAACCATGAAAAAAATGTTGGCAGTGAGTGGAATCATCATTTTGCTGTTGGCGGCATGCAGCGCTCCGGCGCCCCCCCCACCTCCACCGGAAGAACAAGCGCCCCCGCCACCGACTCCTGAAGAAATCGCCGCGAAAATACGCCCGGTCTTACAGCCTTTGGAGGCCATTGTCGCTCAAGGTCCCCATGTCAG comes from Candidatus Hydrogenedentota bacterium and encodes:
- a CDS encoding MlaD family protein, with product MATRAQKTKVGLFVVVCAAIIVAGVLIISGYKNEVRIPYWVEFDESILGLGSGGIVEYLGVPVGTVDNIYVTDSNKPHCEILITADKVKLRQGVKAQLVMYSLATGTMCISLRGGDPNAPILPPGSQIEAEKSLVKSLSTQIEGALDNVNKISETIRSAMANMQEGDITKLLHDADALIVRIQDFVDEASKTMTDIKGRAEAGMDDFRALAKDVRGLVKETGDTVRTVGNKVADLNINDTQDNLNKVLKDMSALSQRLQESARTIDGMSRRALHEADNVEYNLRETLRTLNDSLQSIRDLTQYLQQDPSSLIRGKGKPRGER
- a CDS encoding ABC-type transport auxiliary lipoprotein family protein produces the protein MRHALLLLLAALAAGCTTPSYTRVTRYYLETGCANVTTASPGSKSLGIRPLLAARPYDQKVAYRMPDYTLGGDETIQWAESPRDTVTRALADALSACGRFKDVGNAADIALPDWTLTGEVRRFDENRTRNPWTADCEIRLELRDTQSGEALWAETLSASVPMERNENGALPAAMSKAVSEVVSKAVAAISAQ